One segment of Methanoculleus taiwanensis DNA contains the following:
- a CDS encoding type II/IV secretion system ATPase subunit, which translates to MTASLTASVALPFEPEFIDEGNDCYNNVESCALYRMLPANAREYVKDSPHLLEYLHILPVNTVGIPLFLSELKRDLKSMENPNIIYPVNDTTFVHIFPDPNDVRNWYIPIEPSFLHSVKDFLPHVEQKLIDMIDAMEEEPVTEKARAEVLKKFISQVIYVKQPGEAIDESRLAGGTPKDLKARIKQFLNSDIGAKGKIQKHQAAVPQMADGRIILTQQEYKALEYLMVRDKIELGTLKPFLSDEYIEDITCDGVGPIFIEHKIFKGLKSVVGFQDSGELDKFVIKLAERIKKPLTYRNPIVDATLPDGSRINIVYGTEISKHGSNFTIRKVNEVPLSILQVIESGACDYMMAGYLWICLEYGMSMFVSGETASGKTTSLNALTTFLSPENKIVTIEDTPELTVPHKNWSREVAKGKGKGEGEGSDVTMFDLLKAALRQRPNQILVGEIRGIEGSVAFSAMQTGHPVMSTFHAASVEKLIQRLCGDPILIPKTYVDNLNLVIIQSAVKLPGGGTVRRMLSINELVGFDPETQGFSFLAAFVWDPVTDSFTFTGKGSSYLLENKIASMLGIPENKRAEMYNEVEKRAKILERLHKAGYTQFWDLFHMTTKIKKQGLLTIEV; encoded by the coding sequence ATGACGGCATCGCTCACGGCATCGGTTGCCCTCCCCTTCGAACCGGAGTTCATCGACGAAGGAAACGACTGCTACAACAACGTCGAGTCCTGCGCCCTCTACCGGATGCTGCCGGCCAATGCCCGCGAGTACGTCAAGGACAGCCCGCACCTCCTCGAGTACCTCCATATCCTCCCCGTCAACACCGTCGGGATCCCGCTCTTCCTCTCGGAGCTGAAGCGAGACCTAAAGTCGATGGAAAACCCGAATATCATCTATCCGGTCAACGATACGACCTTCGTCCACATCTTCCCCGACCCGAACGACGTCCGGAACTGGTACATTCCGATAGAGCCGTCGTTTCTCCACAGTGTCAAGGACTTCCTCCCCCACGTGGAGCAGAAGTTGATCGACATGATCGACGCCATGGAGGAGGAACCGGTGACCGAGAAGGCGCGGGCGGAGGTCTTAAAGAAGTTCATCAGCCAGGTCATCTACGTCAAGCAGCCCGGCGAGGCGATCGACGAGTCACGGCTTGCCGGAGGGACGCCGAAAGACCTGAAAGCCAGGATCAAGCAGTTTCTCAACTCCGATATCGGTGCGAAGGGGAAGATCCAGAAGCACCAGGCCGCGGTACCCCAGATGGCGGACGGGCGGATCATCCTTACGCAGCAGGAGTACAAGGCGCTCGAGTACCTCATGGTGCGGGACAAGATCGAACTCGGGACGCTCAAACCCTTCCTCAGCGACGAGTACATCGAGGATATCACCTGCGACGGCGTCGGGCCAATCTTCATCGAGCATAAGATCTTCAAGGGCTTAAAGTCGGTCGTCGGCTTCCAGGATTCGGGAGAACTCGACAAATTCGTCATCAAGCTCGCAGAACGGATTAAAAAGCCGCTCACCTACCGAAATCCGATCGTCGATGCGACGCTCCCGGACGGGTCGCGTATCAACATCGTCTACGGCACCGAGATCAGCAAGCACGGCAGCAACTTCACGATCCGTAAGGTCAACGAGGTGCCGTTAAGCATCCTGCAGGTGATCGAGAGCGGCGCCTGCGACTACATGATGGCCGGCTACCTCTGGATCTGCCTCGAGTACGGCATGTCGATGTTCGTGAGCGGGGAGACCGCGAGCGGCAAGACGACGTCGCTCAACGCGCTGACGACGTTCCTCTCGCCGGAGAATAAGATCGTCACGATCGAGGATACCCCCGAGCTCACGGTGCCGCACAAGAACTGGAGCCGCGAGGTCGCGAAAGGAAAAGGGAAGGGGGAAGGCGAGGGGTCAGATGTCACGATGTTCGATCTCTTAAAAGCCGCCCTCCGTCAGCGTCCGAACCAGATCCTCGTCGGTGAGATCCGTGGTATCGAGGGGAGCGTCGCCTTCTCGGCCATGCAGACCGGCCACCCGGTGATGAGCACCTTCCACGCGGCGTCGGTCGAGAAACTGATCCAGCGTCTCTGCGGAGACCCGATCCTTATTCCAAAGACCTATGTGGATAATTTAAACCTCGTGATCATCCAGAGCGCGGTGAAACTCCCCGGGGGAGGGACGGTGCGGCGGATGCTGAGCATCAACGAGCTCGTGGGGTTCGATCCCGAGACCCAGGGTTTCTCGTTCCTTGCGGCGTTCGTCTGGGATCCGGTCACCGACTCGTTCACGTTCACGGGCAAGGGAAGCAGCTACCTCCTCGAGAACAAGATCGCCTCTATGCTCGGCATCCCGGAGAATAAACGCGCCGAGATGTACAACGAGGTCGAAAAACGGGCGAAGA
- a CDS encoding ATPase domain-containing protein, with the protein MPASSYDSDDGYGEMHGQTILSTGNSELDKKIADGLPLQSLSLIEGENDTGKSVLTQQIVWGALKQGFNVDLFSTENTSKSFLSQMESMSLDISEYFAWGYLRVFPMHVVGFEWTKEKMQGTLERMIGFIERSRAEVIIIDSLTLFTEYAQQDTVLTFFTNCKHLVDHGKTILITLHTYAFVEDALVRIRSICDAHLFMKKALVGGKYVMMLEVVKVRGARKTTGNIVSFEVHPGYGIKIIPVSVAKV; encoded by the coding sequence ATGCCCGCAAGCAGTTACGACAGCGACGATGGATACGGCGAGATGCATGGGCAGACCATCCTCTCGACCGGGAACTCCGAACTCGACAAGAAGATCGCCGACGGTCTCCCGCTCCAGTCGCTCTCGCTGATCGAGGGCGAGAACGATACGGGCAAGAGCGTGCTCACCCAGCAGATCGTCTGGGGGGCGCTCAAGCAGGGGTTCAACGTCGACCTCTTCTCGACCGAGAATACGAGCAAGAGTTTCCTCTCGCAGATGGAGTCGATGAGCCTCGACATCTCCGAGTACTTCGCCTGGGGCTACCTCCGGGTCTTTCCGATGCACGTCGTCGGGTTCGAGTGGACGAAGGAGAAGATGCAGGGCACCCTCGAGCGGATGATCGGGTTCATCGAGCGGAGCCGCGCTGAAGTGATCATCATCGACTCCTTGACGCTCTTCACCGAGTACGCGCAGCAGGATACGGTGCTCACCTTCTTCACGAACTGCAAGCACCTCGTCGACCACGGCAAGACGATCCTGATCACGCTGCATACCTACGCCTTCGTCGAGGACGCACTCGTCCGGATACGGTCGATCTGCGACGCCCACCTCTTCATGAAGAAGGCGCTCGTCGGCGGCAAGTACGTGATGATGCTCGAGGTCGTGAAAGTCAGGGGAGCGCGTAAGACGACCGGAAACATCGTCAGCTTCGAAGTCCACCCCGGATACGGGATCAAGATCATCCCGGTCTCCGTCGCAAAGGTGTAG
- a CDS encoding flagellar protein FlaF, translating into MSVGSLVASGIGILLLVITAYILVGGTLGTAELVVMAQGDLAIQQEMRMRTNIDVAATSLDAAGKVLYVEVENSGNEPIVSFAHMDVYLVTSGSPIYNPYGTNWTVVAISPDQIHPNQLDPGEVLNLSVPYSGDDPTWVQVTTGNGVYDSAYI; encoded by the coding sequence ATGAGCGTCGGATCGCTCGTCGCTTCGGGGATCGGCATTCTCCTGCTGGTCATCACGGCGTATATCCTCGTCGGGGGCACCCTCGGCACGGCGGAGCTCGTCGTCATGGCGCAGGGCGACCTTGCCATCCAGCAGGAGATGCGGATGCGGACGAATATCGATGTCGCTGCCACGTCCCTCGATGCAGCAGGAAAGGTGCTCTATGTCGAGGTCGAGAACAGCGGGAACGAGCCGATCGTGAGTTTTGCCCATATGGACGTCTACCTCGTCACCAGCGGCTCTCCGATCTACAACCCCTACGGGACGAACTGGACCGTCGTTGCCATCAGCCCCGATCAGATCCACCCGAACCAGCTTGATCCCGGGGAGGTCCTGAACCTCTCCGTGCCCTACAGCGGCGACGACCCGACCTGGGTGCAGGTCACGACCGGGAACGGCGTCTATGACTCCGCATATATCTAG
- a CDS encoding flagellin has translation MSSETFTTAMFLMAAIISAGVLINAIFPVIYTLSDTIASSTHQADERLRVDVKIVTTYASAASEKAEIWIKNVGTQRIAETDLEDSDVFLGAVGDFDRLSYTAGVVADGEWTYAIAESSANGYWDAGETLHITGQTTDLPDASGSVAYFQFVLMTGLSRSTEFTVSD, from the coding sequence ATGTCGAGCGAAACCTTCACCACCGCAATGTTCCTGATGGCCGCGATCATTTCGGCCGGCGTACTCATTAACGCTATCTTCCCGGTCATCTACACGCTCTCGGACACCATCGCCTCCTCGACGCACCAGGCGGACGAGCGGCTGCGGGTCGACGTGAAGATCGTGACGACCTACGCGAGTGCTGCGTCGGAGAAGGCCGAGATCTGGATCAAGAACGTCGGAACGCAGCGGATCGCGGAGACCGACCTCGAGGATAGCGACGTCTTCCTCGGGGCGGTCGGTGATTTCGATCGGCTGTCGTATACGGCCGGTGTGGTGGCGGATGGGGAGTGGACGTACGCGATCGCGGAGAGCAGTGCGAACGGCTACTGGGATGCCGGCGAGACCCTCCACATCACGGGGCAGACGACCGATCTTCCGGACGCCTCCGGCAGTGTTGCCTACTTCCAGTTCGTCCTGATGACGGGTCTTTCGCGGTCGACCGAGTTTACGGTAAGTGATTGA
- a CDS encoding polysaccharide deacetylase family protein: protein MSIHSNGAMLELLREDPAIWDLFTRKEEYAPGLRDEFDRFPYYLSSHRNIFKPCVSEYLHDRGYRVEYPDGQPFAICLTHDIDSIYRPSLFKGYDALQSLKVGNLRKGIDSISQIRSKKLPWCNFQEIMALEEQYDATSSFYFLALAPGDKDYRYDIRDLETDIGTIADAGWEVGLHGGHQAYCDLQQLQAEKKRLEKVLNRPVIGYRNHYLRFRVPETWKHLAEAGFRYDTTLGYPDCVGFRNGMCHPFRPYDLTAGREIDIMEIPLTIMDTTLDRYMRLDPGRAWEVTRCLIDATERCGGVATILWHNTFMGGERLKLYEKALRYCGEKGAWMTSGVEIQASIGERQLL from the coding sequence ATGAGCATACATTCAAACGGTGCAATGCTGGAACTGCTCCGGGAAGATCCTGCAATCTGGGATCTCTTCACCAGGAAAGAAGAGTACGCTCCCGGCCTCCGCGATGAGTTCGATCGTTTCCCATACTACCTGAGCTCGCACAGGAATATTTTCAAGCCTTGCGTCTCGGAGTATCTTCACGACCGCGGCTACCGGGTCGAGTACCCGGACGGGCAGCCCTTTGCCATCTGCCTGACCCACGATATTGATTCAATCTATCGGCCTTCCCTCTTCAAAGGATACGACGCTCTGCAATCCTTAAAGGTGGGAAATCTCCGGAAAGGCATCGACAGCATTTCGCAGATCCGATCAAAGAAACTCCCCTGGTGCAATTTTCAAGAGATCATGGCACTCGAGGAGCAGTACGACGCAACGTCCAGTTTCTACTTTCTCGCCCTCGCTCCCGGGGATAAGGATTACCGCTACGACATCAGGGATCTTGAAACGGATATCGGAACGATCGCCGATGCGGGCTGGGAGGTCGGCCTCCACGGCGGTCACCAGGCATACTGTGACCTGCAGCAGTTGCAAGCCGAGAAAAAGCGGCTGGAGAAAGTCCTCAACCGGCCCGTCATCGGCTACCGCAACCACTATCTCAGGTTCCGGGTTCCGGAGACCTGGAAGCACCTTGCCGAGGCAGGGTTCAGGTACGACACCACCTTGGGCTATCCCGACTGCGTCGGCTTTCGGAACGGGATGTGCCACCCCTTCAGGCCTTACGACCTCACCGCCGGACGTGAGATCGACATCATGGAGATCCCCCTAACGATCATGGACACCACGCTCGACCGATACATGCGCCTTGATCCCGGGAGAGCGTGGGAGGTTACCCGCTGCCTTATCGACGCAACCGAGCGTTGCGGAGGCGTCGCCACCATCCTCTGGCATAACACCTTCATGGGAGGAGAGCGGTTGAAGTTGTATGAGAAGGCGCTGCGGTACTGTGGGGAGAAGGGCGCATGGATGACGAGTGGGGTAGAAATTCAGGCCTCAATAGGAGAGCGGCAACTACTCTGA
- a CDS encoding carboxylate--amine ligase, producing MMPPALIFNCHYNGLSIIQELGRHDVPVYALDTFRSVGTASRYAQYWPCPDPLCDEEAFIHFLIERGCDFDHKPVLFPTNDQWAAAIAKHKSELERWYIPCVADGSVVDLLISKDRFYRWAMKRGYLVPRLYSFEEVLNADGNIFPLIAKPIARRSSNLCADHPDICRLLDSHRMTVIHDTSEFHQFITRHASYLDYFLFQEYIPGMADRMYTVGIYANRQHEVLGLFTGRKVRGYPPDIGNCVVGQGERVPDEIIVCVKEMVRDLGYTGIAEFEFKKDLSTGKFWLIEINPRSWSWIGITPACGVSLPWIAYADLTGAEAIQYTESPIEDGEVVYLKVLEDFSNCMYLYRKNGYPDYHRGISLWLKDLKGKKRIFAEFSKDDPSVALYVLSSLGKSYLLSTIRSAMKSE from the coding sequence ATGATGCCTCCCGCTCTTATTTTCAATTGCCATTATAATGGTCTGAGCATCATTCAGGAACTTGGCCGGCATGATGTTCCTGTTTATGCCCTTGATACGTTCCGGAGCGTAGGCACCGCCTCAAGGTACGCGCAGTACTGGCCATGCCCTGATCCACTTTGTGATGAAGAGGCATTCATACATTTTTTGATCGAGAGGGGGTGTGACTTCGACCATAAGCCCGTCCTTTTTCCCACCAATGACCAATGGGCTGCCGCCATCGCCAAGCATAAGTCGGAGTTAGAGCGATGGTACATCCCCTGTGTTGCGGATGGGTCGGTTGTTGACCTTCTCATTAGCAAGGATCGCTTCTATCGATGGGCTATGAAGCGGGGCTATCTGGTGCCACGTCTCTACTCCTTTGAAGAGGTCCTCAATGCGGATGGGAATATTTTTCCTCTAATCGCGAAACCCATTGCTCGCCGCTCATCAAACCTCTGTGCAGATCATCCGGATATTTGTCGACTTCTAGATTCCCACAGGATGACCGTGATCCACGATACCTCCGAATTTCATCAATTTATCACTCGCCATGCCAGTTATTTGGACTACTTCCTCTTTCAGGAATATATACCTGGGATGGCAGATCGGATGTACACCGTGGGCATCTATGCCAACAGGCAGCACGAAGTTCTTGGTCTCTTTACCGGAAGGAAGGTGAGAGGGTATCCTCCAGATATTGGGAATTGTGTGGTAGGCCAGGGGGAGAGAGTGCCCGATGAGATTATCGTATGTGTCAAGGAAATGGTGCGCGATCTGGGTTACACTGGGATTGCTGAATTCGAATTCAAAAAAGATCTTTCGACGGGAAAGTTCTGGTTGATCGAAATAAATCCCAGGAGTTGGTCGTGGATCGGGATTACGCCGGCATGCGGCGTAAGCCTTCCATGGATTGCCTATGCTGATCTTACGGGAGCTGAAGCGATACAGTACACCGAAAGTCCCATCGAAGATGGCGAAGTGGTGTATCTTAAAGTTCTGGAGGATTTCAGTAATTGCATGTATTTATACCGCAAGAATGGGTATCCCGATTACCATAGGGGTATCTCCCTTTGGTTAAAGGATTTGAAAGGGAAAAAGAGAATCTTCGCTGAGTTCTCTAAAGATGATCCCTCTGTAGCACTCTATGTACTCTCCTCCTTAGGGAAATCCTACTTGCTCAGCACTATCCGATCTGCAATGAAGTCAGAGTAG
- a CDS encoding class I SAM-dependent methyltransferase: protein MTKISDTQISDAQKSGSQELLKSIVNYWDAKGLCSLESSTSLKNKYIASFENFIESRLLSDILVEYCQYNRKNDTHIGLDVGAGLGRFSVVLARHLKSVYAIEPAPRLYTKLKDRCKDIPEINVSNASFESFTPPEMVDVTVVSGVLYLYNDEMISHFMAKLCSHLQPGGIVIIRDFIVPGEIRKIKSSYVKEAYCYYRNPDYWRNVAEQQNMDLIQIFRSVPLYNLFVSKIIAFFRLNRLYSLSFVKEQAYAKISKARQERDNLRTERVNTVFITLVKKAS from the coding sequence ATGACTAAAATTAGCGATACACAAATCTCTGACGCCCAAAAGAGCGGTAGTCAAGAGTTATTAAAAAGCATTGTAAATTATTGGGACGCCAAAGGGTTATGCTCTTTAGAAAGTTCAACGTCCCTAAAAAATAAATATATTGCCTCCTTTGAAAATTTTATTGAATCTAGATTATTATCTGATATTTTAGTCGAATATTGTCAATATAATCGTAAAAATGATACACATATTGGATTAGATGTTGGTGCGGGGCTGGGTAGGTTTAGTGTAGTTCTTGCACGGCACTTGAAATCTGTTTATGCTATTGAGCCAGCGCCTCGACTGTACACAAAGCTTAAAGATAGGTGCAAAGATATTCCCGAGATTAATGTTTCCAACGCAAGTTTTGAGTCTTTCACCCCCCCAGAAATGGTCGATGTCACGGTAGTCAGTGGGGTCTTGTACCTGTATAACGATGAAATGATTTCTCATTTTATGGCTAAGCTCTGTTCTCACTTGCAGCCTGGAGGTATTGTGATTATCAGAGATTTCATTGTTCCAGGTGAAATAAGAAAGATAAAATCATCATATGTAAAGGAGGCATATTGCTACTACCGAAATCCAGATTATTGGAGAAATGTTGCAGAACAACAGAATATGGATCTTATTCAAATCTTTAGATCTGTGCCCCTGTATAATCTCTTTGTTAGCAAAATAATAGCATTCTTTAGATTAAATAGGCTTTATTCTCTCTCTTTTGTCAAAGAGCAGGCTTATGCAAAGATTAGTAAGGCCAGGCAAGAAAGAGATAACTTAAGAACCGAAAGGGTCAACACGGTATTTATAACGTTAGTTAAAAAAGCCTCGTAG